The genomic DNA ACAACTATTTACATTCAGTCCAATTCCTAGAACTAGAAGTTCAACTAAGCCTGTGTCACATTGAATTGTGCTTTCAATGAGTATTCCACAAAGTTTTTTATCGTTGTAGTAGATGTCGTTAGGCCATTTTATGAAGATCTCTTCTATATCAAACTCTCTTAGTGTGTCAACTACAGATAGAGAAATTGAGATAGAGTATCTAATGATTGTATCAGTTGATACCATAGGTTTTAGAACTATACTCATTGTGATGTCTTTATCTTTTTCGGAATACCAACTTCTACCAAGCCTACCTCTACCTTTTGTTTGTTCCCTTGCTATTACAACAGTTTTGTTTCTAATTGTGTCTGAGTTTTTGAGACAGTAATCATTAGTTGAGGGTAGTGAATCAAAAACTAAAATTTCATATTCAGATATCGGACCACCTCTGGATTTGATCAAGGATGGATACATTACATCAGGAATTGTTGCAATTCTGTATCCTATTCCTTTGTAGGTTTCTATTTCAAAACCTTCCTTTTGTAGGTCCTTTATGTATCTGTTGACCATTACTCTGCTTATGCCTATTGTTTTGGCTATATTTTCTCCTGAGATTATACCTCCATTAAGTAGCACTGACAGTAGTTCGTCTTTTTTATTCTTCTTCATAGCTTAAGTATATTCACGAGTACATACTTTTTTCTAGTTGAAAACTCCAAGTTCAATAGATTCTAATTTCCGAGTGTCACTTTACATTTAACTTTCGGCTTTCATTAAGAGAACAATTTTAACCAGTCCTAACTAGGGTTACGAGAGAAATAGGAAAAAACTGCACCTAGTTCAGATAGGGACTACGATGGAAACAAAATGAAAACCATACTTGATCATCAAATTTTGGATTTATTAGACTACCCAAAGTGAACTTGAAGGAAAAAAGTGAGTTTAGAGAAAATAATTGTCTAGAGGACTGAAGATTCTCTGTAAAGGTGTCAATTATTTTGGTGTTTGGTAGTTTTTGTTGGGGTTGAGATGAAATTATTTATAGTTGAGTCTCCCGCTAAGGCAAGGACTATTAAGTCATACCTTGGGAGGGATTTTGTAGTTATTGCGACGATGGGGCATATAAGAGATTTACCACGGAAGGAGATGGGGATTGATTTCGTAAGGCTTGAGCCGAGATATGTTTTTTTACCCGGAAAGAGAAAGATTGTGAAGAGGATTGTTGAGCTTGCGAAGAAGTCTGAGGAGGTTATACTTGCTTCGGACAAGGACAGAGAAGGTGAGATAATCTCACTTCATGTGAAAGAGATTGTGTCAAAGTATGTTGGTAAAACTAAGAGGATTGAGTTTACTGAAGTGACTAAGGAAGGGATATTGAACGCTTTGCAATCGCCAAGAGATATAGATCATAACCTTGTTAATGCTCAGAAGACTAGGAGAATGTTGGATAGAGTTGTTGGGTATGTAATATCACCAATTCTGTTTAGGCACTTTAGGGGGATGTTCAAAGGAAAGTCGTTTTCTGCTGGTAGGGTTCAATCACCAGCTCTTAGGTTGGTTTGTGAGAGAGAGTTGGAGATAAGAAATTTTACACCTCTAGCTTACTATGACGTTATGCTTGAGAGTGAGAGAGATGGAAAAACTTTCTTTTTGAAGTTGGTTAGTGAAAGGTTGGGAGACAAGGAAGTGAAATTTGGTCCTGATAATAGAATAAACGAAGAGAAGCTAAGTGAGATAAAAGATAATGTTAACCTCTCGGATGTTAGGGTTGTTTTTTCAAAAAAGTTTAGAGACAGTATAAAGCCTTTACCTCCGTTTAAAACTAGCACTTTACAACAGGAAGCTTCAGCTAAACTAGGTTTCACTCCGTCAAAAACTATGAAGATTGCCCAAGAGTTATACGAGGGGATTGAGATAGACGGAGAATTCGTAGGGTTGATAACCTACATTAGGACTGATTCTGTGAGAATTTCGGAGTATGCTCTAAAGAGGGTTAGAGAGTTTATAAGGGAAAGATTGGGAGAAGAGTATTTGCCACCCTTACCTAGGGTTTATGAGGGTAGGGATGATGAACAAGGTGCTCATGAATGTATAAGGCCTACGGATGTGTACAGGGTTCCAGTTTCTTTAAAAGGTAAGATACCTGATGGACATTTTAGGTTGTATGAACTTATATGGAAGAGATTTCTGGCAAGTCAGATGAAAGATGCTGTTGTGGAAACAGCTGAGGTTTTAGTTAGCGACGGTAGATATAGTTTCTATGGAGTTTCAAAGATAGTTGTTGACAGGCAGTTTCTCAACTTCTATCCTCACAGTATTCCTGAGGAAGTATTTTTACCTTCATTAAAGGAAGGAGAAAAACTAGTGCCTGCTAGGCTAGTTTATGGTAGAAAGGTGACTCAACCACCACCGAGGTATACAGAGGCTACCCTTATAAAAAAGCTTGAAGATGAAGGGATTGGTAGACCTTCAACTTATGCTACCATTGTCTCAACGTTGATAGCTAGAAAGTATGTTGAAAAAAAGGGTAAATCTCTTGTTCCTACTGAATTGGGGTTTGCGGTATATGAATTTCTAAAGAAAAATTATCCGTCTGTTGTGGATCTAGGACTAACATCTTATATGGAGTCAATGCTTGATAAAGTTGAGAGTGGGGAGGTGAAAGATTGGAAAAGAATTTTCGTTGAGTTGCTTAACAAAGCAAAAATATCAATCTAGAGCTTTCTATACTTTTCTACAATAGAGAGTGTCTCAAAGAAGGTTTTTAGAGCTTCTTTTAGTTCGGTATCTTTTACCTTGCTAGTGAGTTTTTCTATCTTTCTCTTTTTTTCGGTAGTAATGCTGGG from Brevinematia bacterium includes the following:
- a CDS encoding biotin--[acetyl-CoA-carboxylase] ligase, whose product is MKKNKKDELLSVLLNGGIISGENIAKTIGISRVMVNRYIKDLQKEGFEIETYKGIGYRIATIPDVMYPSLIKSRGGPISEYEILVFDSLPSTNDYCLKNSDTIRNKTVVIAREQTKGRGRLGRSWYSEKDKDITMSIVLKPMVSTDTIIRYSISISLSVVDTLREFDIEEIFIKWPNDIYYNDKKLCGILIESTIQCDTGLVELLVLGIGLNVNSCTSRTIPTATSVYEILGFEVKRATIINKIISNFEENLSLNYDTLFKKWKGNMGLIGKNIIIKSGDEEIKCKFIDVSKSGEIIVEENNKIRKFSFGEVSLSID
- the topA gene encoding type I DNA topoisomerase, with the translated sequence MKLFIVESPAKARTIKSYLGRDFVVIATMGHIRDLPRKEMGIDFVRLEPRYVFLPGKRKIVKRIVELAKKSEEVILASDKDREGEIISLHVKEIVSKYVGKTKRIEFTEVTKEGILNALQSPRDIDHNLVNAQKTRRMLDRVVGYVISPILFRHFRGMFKGKSFSAGRVQSPALRLVCERELEIRNFTPLAYYDVMLESERDGKTFFLKLVSERLGDKEVKFGPDNRINEEKLSEIKDNVNLSDVRVVFSKKFRDSIKPLPPFKTSTLQQEASAKLGFTPSKTMKIAQELYEGIEIDGEFVGLITYIRTDSVRISEYALKRVREFIRERLGEEYLPPLPRVYEGRDDEQGAHECIRPTDVYRVPVSLKGKIPDGHFRLYELIWKRFLASQMKDAVVETAEVLVSDGRYSFYGVSKIVVDRQFLNFYPHSIPEEVFLPSLKEGEKLVPARLVYGRKVTQPPPRYTEATLIKKLEDEGIGRPSTYATIVSTLIARKYVEKKGKSLVPTELGFAVYEFLKKNYPSVVDLGLTSYMESMLDKVESGEVKDWKRIFVELLNKAKISI